The following nucleotide sequence is from Rhodospirillales bacterium.
GCCGGCGGCGGCCAGTCCTTGTGCTATCCCTAAGCCGATACCGCTGGTGGATCCGGTGATGATGGCGGTTTTTCCTTTGAGATTACTCATTCTTTGTCTCCGCTTCGATGAAAATGCGCTTGATTAAAGATGGGCCGTTTTGATTTCTCTGTCCAGTGTTTGGGTAATTTATTCTATGCGACCGGTCTTTAATCCGTTTTTAAATTTGAGAGAGATGTTGGCGAGGATAGTTTTTTAGAGCCTGAAGCCATGGAGCGTTGTTTCTATATCAGGGCGACGTCTATGAATTCCCGGGTTTCGCTTTTCAGTAGTGCTTCGTTAGTGGCGTTGAGGCGTGCGATCAGCATCTGGATGAGGGCGCGTATGATAGGATCCGTGCTTTTAAGCATCTCGTTGAGTGAGTCCTTGGTGATGACATAGAGTTCGCTTTCTTCAACGGCTTCAACGTTTGCGCCGTAGGCTTCGCCGCTAAAAATAGCGCTTTCGCCGAAGATTTCGTCTTCACCCAGCGTGGCGAGTTCGACGATTTTGGTACCATCTTCCATAAAAACCCGGACCTTTCCTGACAAAATCATATAGGCTTTATCGGAGTGTTTACCTTGTGAGATAATCCGTTCTTCAGGCTTAAATTTAAGAATTTGTAATTCGTCTGCAATACTCATATTTTTTCCCTCAACCTTAATTCTAATATTTTTTGGGAAATGAATAAAGCATAAGAGTGTTTTTTAGGGTGATTTTTATGATGAAGGGGTATGGACAAGAGCGGTCCTTTTTCCTATAACGCTCTATCGTTTGATCTCTCAAACATGCCCGGGTAGCTCAGTGGTAGAGCAGGGGATTGAAAATCCCCGTGTCGGTAGTTCAATTCTACCCCCGGGCACCATTTTAAAAATCAATGAGTTAGTGGAAATTTTGTTTTTATGCGGTCCGTAGGACAGAACACCACGGGTTTACCCGTGGATGAATGAGCCCGGAGGCGGTATGTTGTTTCCGTTACCCGTGGGTATCTATATTGCTTTGATATTTACTGTATTTGCTACATTTGCTACAAAAACTATCCCGGTCAAACCCGCAAAAACCCTATCCTGTCTGGATTGCTTCACCGTCTTCGGAGGCTTGCAATGATAGGATACCTAGCCTCTTGCGGCAGGGTTATTCATTTTTTCAAATTTATTTCTTGGAACCACCCATGCGTGGAACGTAAATGGGCTCCGGTTTTTCGATCGGGATGAATTCCGGTTCGGGCGGGATGTAGCATTCAGGAACATCGTTTTTCAAAAGCTCCGGCCATTTGTTGACCCAGCCTTTTTCATGTGCAGCTTCTTGGATAAAGGTGTAATCAACGCAAGGGGTGTCACCTAAAGCTTGCAGGTAGTTTTCCAAATATGCGGGCGGGGCGGTTTCGTCCTGGCCACCAATGAAGTGATGTTGCGGCACATTTTTGAGGGATTCCATGGCGCCTGAAAGGGCGACTATGTCAAAATGTCCGGCAACGGTGCGCAGGGATTTTACGTCTTTGCGCTGTCCGGCCAGCAGTGCGGCCAGTGTGGCGCCGGAGTTATAGCCGACAATGTTGAATTCGGTGACGCCGTATCGGGCCTTAATATTGTCGAGGACGCTGTGATAAGAGGTTACGGTTTCGGCGTTGAATTGGGCATCGCCCCAATAGCTTTCATCGCAGGCGCTTTCTGGATCGCGCAGGCCTGAATACTGGCATGGGCGGGCGAGATAGGCGACGTTATCGGCTTTATCCATTGAGGCGAGGTGCAGGGCTACAGGGTTGCGCGGTGTGGGGTTGAATAGTACGCCTTTGATCATCGTTTCATCGGCCTCGCCTGCGCCTTCAATGTAAATGTTGGCAGATTTGCCACGTTCATGCATACGTTCAAAGGCGGTGATGATGAATGGGCCTGATTCAACGGGGCGCTTTATCATCCATGCCGGGCTGGCCAGGCGCGCGGCGACCTGTTCGCGGAAAGGTTCGTGCGGGCCGCAGGCATTGAGGCC
It contains:
- a CDS encoding cyclic nucleotide-binding domain-containing protein, whose translation is MSIADELQILKFKPEERIISQGKHSDKAYMILSGKVRVFMEDGTKIVELATLGEDEIFGESAIFSGEAYGANVEAVEESELYVITKDSLNEMLKSTDPIIRALIQMLIARLNATNEALLKSETREFIDVALI